One genomic segment of Mesoterricola silvestris includes these proteins:
- a CDS encoding protein kinase domain-containing protein: MERGLLTQEEIGLSTRDDAATLSEADLSERFNALHAAGRLKGVMDTALAWDQADTAVTSGTPDWIKAMGEVAAAMDPEDLAGFALPRDGRYLPLAFLGDGGMGCVYKAFDQQLKRVVALKFLKRLERAPMDRFIQEGRSQARIEHPNICNVYSVDEFEGQPYLSMRFIAGPTLRAALPRLSLEQKVGILMRVAQALQCCHREGIVHRDIKPTNIMLEAREDGSWWPFLMDFGLARDLGDQGLTVPGMIIGTPIYCSPEQVQGRMGDVDRRSDVYSLGATLYDCLVGEPPFPSGGALVDLIRRISEEDPVPPRQRVPGFPKDLQTIVMKALEKDPDRRYESARALAEDLQRYLDGDPIQAHHTTLTYRIARRVRKNRALALVTAFSLLAVLGFAAFGITMAVRARVQGQAIQRYGREAEYLEGILLKAYTLPLHDVRTERAHVEQHLERIRASMDTLGRWSRPAARLALGRGYLALDRLEEARRELEPAPGAIPQDPDHALALGLTLTRLYQAELEGLRGKALEERKRDTEQDLRRPALACLRRAQGAHQDGPAYVEGMLALVEERYADAIDKAKEYERTAPWAYEAWILEADAQRGLAALAYGRGDFDGTEQRLALAAEPLLQARNVARSAPLAYQGEVQRRMILFQLNLDRGRATEADRDWALEAADMCLTANPGDWKTLGYRAAIHRRWGVTLMNRNLDPTASLDAAVADAERGLAVRPTDNPLWNNLGTCLRNRADWELRRGLDPTRTLARAVEALGKGLDRPQYKDWLLDSIGNCHALLGHYQLEHGQDPTRAVLMAVDLLGQAAALKPWVGHNSSQGYALADLAAWLKLSGQDPMPRYEEARRAFEAGLGLNANSYLSHLGIANLLLDRAETELERGGAPGRDLTQAAEHLEAALKVNPRTGPEVYPARARCRALEALATRSTRTLAAARADLAKASRVSTGRPEAALAMAQAWLLVHRADPRSGAAAQGLAALRPALAGLPWFAQVKVTEGRLLAALGRPIEAEKAYARASALNPGLGKGPGSART, encoded by the coding sequence ATGGAACGTGGTCTGCTCACCCAGGAGGAGATCGGCCTGTCCACCCGGGACGATGCGGCCACCCTTTCCGAGGCGGATCTGTCCGAACGCTTCAACGCCCTCCATGCGGCGGGCCGGCTCAAGGGCGTCATGGACACGGCCCTGGCCTGGGACCAGGCGGACACCGCCGTCACCTCCGGCACCCCGGACTGGATCAAGGCCATGGGGGAGGTGGCCGCGGCCATGGACCCCGAGGACCTGGCGGGCTTCGCCCTGCCCCGGGACGGGCGCTACCTCCCCCTGGCCTTCCTGGGGGACGGCGGCATGGGCTGTGTGTACAAGGCCTTCGACCAGCAGCTCAAGCGGGTGGTGGCCCTGAAGTTCCTCAAGCGCCTGGAGCGGGCGCCCATGGACCGCTTCATCCAGGAGGGCCGGTCCCAGGCCCGCATCGAGCACCCCAATATCTGCAACGTCTATTCGGTGGATGAATTCGAGGGCCAGCCCTACCTCTCCATGCGCTTCATCGCGGGCCCCACCCTCCGGGCCGCGCTGCCCCGGCTCAGCCTGGAGCAGAAGGTGGGCATCCTCATGCGGGTGGCCCAGGCCCTGCAGTGCTGCCACCGGGAGGGCATCGTCCACCGGGATATCAAGCCCACCAACATCATGCTCGAAGCCCGGGAGGACGGGTCCTGGTGGCCCTTCCTCATGGATTTCGGCCTGGCCCGGGACCTGGGCGACCAGGGGCTGACGGTCCCGGGGATGATCATCGGAACCCCCATCTACTGCAGCCCCGAGCAGGTGCAGGGCCGCATGGGGGACGTGGACCGGCGTTCGGACGTCTATTCCCTGGGGGCCACCCTGTACGATTGCCTGGTGGGCGAGCCCCCCTTCCCCTCCGGCGGCGCCCTGGTGGACCTCATCCGCCGCATTTCCGAGGAGGACCCCGTTCCGCCCCGGCAGCGCGTCCCGGGCTTCCCCAAGGATCTCCAGACCATCGTCATGAAGGCCCTGGAGAAGGACCCCGACCGCCGGTACGAATCCGCCCGGGCCCTGGCGGAGGATCTGCAGCGGTACCTGGACGGGGACCCCATCCAGGCCCACCACACGACCCTCACGTACCGCATCGCCAGGCGCGTCCGCAAGAACCGCGCCCTCGCCCTGGTCACCGCGTTCTCCCTCCTGGCGGTGCTGGGCTTCGCCGCCTTCGGGATCACCATGGCCGTGCGGGCCCGGGTGCAGGGGCAGGCCATCCAGCGGTACGGCCGGGAGGCCGAGTACCTGGAAGGCATCCTGCTCAAGGCCTACACCCTGCCCCTCCATGACGTGCGCACGGAACGCGCCCATGTGGAGCAGCACCTGGAACGCATCCGCGCGTCCATGGACACCCTGGGGCGCTGGTCCCGTCCCGCGGCCCGTCTGGCGTTGGGGCGCGGCTACCTGGCCCTGGATCGCTTGGAGGAGGCCCGGCGCGAACTGGAACCGGCCCCGGGCGCCATCCCCCAGGACCCGGACCATGCCCTGGCCCTGGGCCTCACCCTCACCCGCCTCTACCAGGCCGAACTGGAGGGCCTGCGCGGCAAGGCCCTGGAGGAACGCAAGCGGGATACCGAGCAGGACCTGCGGCGGCCGGCCCTGGCCTGCCTGCGCCGCGCCCAGGGGGCCCACCAGGACGGCCCCGCCTACGTGGAGGGCATGCTCGCCCTGGTGGAGGAACGCTACGCCGACGCCATCGACAAGGCCAAGGAGTATGAGCGCACGGCCCCCTGGGCCTACGAGGCCTGGATCCTGGAAGCCGATGCCCAGCGGGGCCTGGCGGCCCTGGCCTACGGCCGGGGGGATTTCGACGGCACCGAGCAGCGCCTGGCCCTGGCCGCCGAGCCCCTCCTCCAGGCCCGCAACGTGGCCCGCAGCGCCCCCCTGGCCTACCAGGGCGAGGTGCAGCGCCGCATGATCCTCTTCCAGCTGAACCTGGACCGGGGCCGGGCCACGGAGGCCGACCGGGACTGGGCCCTGGAGGCCGCGGACATGTGCCTGACCGCCAACCCCGGCGACTGGAAGACCCTGGGGTACCGCGCCGCCATCCACCGCCGCTGGGGGGTCACGCTCATGAACCGGAATCTGGACCCCACCGCCAGCCTCGACGCCGCCGTGGCGGACGCCGAGCGGGGCCTGGCCGTGCGTCCCACCGACAATCCCCTGTGGAACAACCTGGGCACCTGCCTGCGCAACCGCGCCGACTGGGAGCTGCGCCGGGGCCTGGATCCCACCCGCACCCTCGCCCGGGCCGTGGAGGCCCTGGGCAAGGGCCTGGACCGGCCCCAGTACAAGGACTGGCTCCTGGACAGCATCGGCAACTGCCACGCCCTCCTGGGCCACTACCAGCTGGAGCATGGCCAGGACCCCACCCGGGCCGTGCTCATGGCCGTGGACCTCCTGGGCCAGGCCGCGGCCCTCAAGCCCTGGGTGGGCCACAATTCCTCCCAGGGCTACGCCCTGGCGGACCTGGCCGCCTGGCTCAAGCTGTCGGGCCAGGATCCCATGCCCCGGTACGAGGAGGCCCGCAGGGCCTTCGAGGCCGGCCTGGGCCTCAACGCCAATTCCTACCTGTCCCACCTGGGCATCGCGAACCTCCTGCTGGACCGGGCCGAAACGGAGCTGGAGCGGGGCGGCGCCCCCGGCCGCGATCTCACCCAGGCCGCCGAGCACCTGGAAGCGGCCTTGAAGGTGAACCCCCGCACCGGTCCCGAGGTCTACCCCGCCCGTGCCCGGTGCCGCGCCCTGGAGGCGCTGGCCACCCGGTCCACCCGGACGCTGGCCGCCGCCCGGGCCGATCTGGCCAAGGCGTCCAGGGTTTCCACGGGCCGCCCCGAGGCCGCCCTGGCCATGGCCCAGGCCTGGCTCCTGGTGCACCGGGCCGATCCCCGCAGCGGCGCGGCCGCCCAGGGCCTCGCGGCCCTGCGCCCGGCCCTGGCGGGCCTGCCCTGGTTCGCCCAGGTCAAGGTCACCGAAGGAAGGCTTCTGGCCGCCCTGGGCCGGCCGATCGAGGCGGAGAAGGCCTACGCCAGGGCGTCCGCGCTGAACCCCGGCCTGGGGAAAGGCCCCGGTTCAGCGCGGACGTGA
- a CDS encoding sensor histidine kinase, giving the protein MEGTFGERLLDRLPEGCIFLDREGRVRYLNAAGAQHLGIPRAGALGRTLPELFPGGERAMGMVLLRACLETGVARHFTGSLTGRETDRLTFTAEPEPEGMLVRTWTTRPRLRRPLAPPSQALRRATGSLGYHSLLANMNSGFHLSQVVRDAEGRPVDLRLLDGNRYFMNYFGFRREDVVGRNHLSLWPNVSRSLQETEMAVALTGLPAHFEFMGELHPIALEVFAFRPAFETVAIFSIEISERKLRERAAAARNQALEARAALLEESVQELDAFGSAIAHDLRAPIRHIAGFADLLASQEETHLTETGRHWLATIRRSAGNMGHLLDHLLALSRSGGGETRRERVDLDAMAALAIDAIGPEIRDRDLVWELTPLPPVTGDPTLLREVLTNLLSNAVKFTRNQPQARIRVAGRVEAGEVLVTVRDNGAGFDPRQAHRLFTVFQRLHTDQQFPGSGVGLASIKRSIRRMGGRVWAEAPEGGGAVFGFALPGIINQ; this is encoded by the coding sequence ATGGAGGGGACCTTCGGCGAACGGCTGTTAGACCGCCTGCCAGAAGGCTGCATCTTCCTGGACCGGGAGGGGCGGGTCCGGTACCTCAACGCCGCTGGCGCCCAGCACCTGGGGATCCCCCGGGCCGGGGCCCTCGGGCGGACGCTCCCGGAGCTTTTCCCCGGCGGCGAACGGGCCATGGGCATGGTCCTGCTGCGGGCCTGTCTGGAAACCGGCGTGGCGCGGCATTTCACGGGCTCCCTGACCGGACGGGAGACCGATCGCCTGACCTTCACGGCGGAACCGGAACCCGAGGGCATGCTGGTGCGCACCTGGACCACGCGGCCCCGCCTGCGGCGCCCCTTGGCCCCGCCTTCCCAGGCGCTGCGCAGGGCCACGGGCAGCCTCGGCTACCACAGCCTGCTGGCGAACATGAATTCCGGGTTCCACCTGAGCCAGGTGGTGCGGGACGCGGAAGGCCGGCCGGTGGACCTGCGCCTCCTGGACGGCAACCGGTACTTCATGAACTACTTCGGATTCCGCCGGGAGGACGTGGTGGGCCGGAACCATTTGTCCCTGTGGCCCAACGTGAGCCGGTCCCTGCAGGAGACCGAAATGGCCGTGGCCCTCACGGGCCTGCCGGCCCACTTCGAATTCATGGGGGAGCTGCACCCCATCGCCCTGGAGGTCTTCGCGTTCCGCCCGGCCTTCGAGACCGTGGCCATTTTCAGCATCGAGATCAGCGAGCGCAAGCTCCGGGAGCGGGCCGCCGCGGCCCGGAACCAGGCCCTGGAAGCCCGCGCGGCCCTGCTGGAGGAATCCGTGCAGGAACTGGACGCGTTCGGCTCCGCCATCGCCCACGACCTGCGGGCGCCCATCCGCCACATCGCCGGGTTCGCGGACCTGCTGGCCTCCCAGGAGGAGACCCACCTGACGGAAACGGGCCGCCACTGGCTCGCCACCATCCGGCGCTCCGCGGGCAACATGGGCCACCTGCTGGACCATCTCCTGGCCCTCTCCCGCTCCGGGGGCGGGGAGACGCGCCGGGAGCGCGTGGATCTGGACGCCATGGCCGCCTTGGCCATCGACGCCATAGGCCCGGAGATCCGGGACCGGGATCTGGTCTGGGAGCTCACGCCCCTGCCGCCGGTCACCGGCGACCCGACCCTGCTGCGGGAGGTGCTCACCAACCTCCTGTCCAACGCCGTGAAATTCACCCGGAACCAGCCCCAGGCGCGCATCCGGGTGGCCGGGAGGGTGGAGGCCGGCGAGGTCCTGGTGACGGTGCGGGACAACGGCGCCGGCTTCGACCCGCGCCAGGCCCACCGGCTGTTCACGGTCTTCCAGCGCCTGCACACGGACCAGCAGTTCCCCGGATCGGGCGTGGGCCTGGCCAGCATCAAGCGCAGCATCCGGCGAATGGGCGGCCGGGTCTGGGCCGAGGCCCCGGAAGGGGGCGGGGCGGTGTTCGGGTTCGCGCTGCCGGGAATTATTAACCAATAA
- a CDS encoding YciI-like protein, with protein MHFLLIYDYIPEILERRGAFRAEHLALARQYQDRNELLLGGVLTEPVDSAILLFQGEGPGGAEAFAKADPYVRNGLVTRWQVRQWMTVVGRDAASPA; from the coding sequence GTGCATTTCCTTCTGATCTACGACTACATCCCCGAAATCCTGGAGCGGCGCGGGGCCTTCCGGGCGGAGCACCTGGCCCTGGCCCGCCAGTACCAGGACCGGAACGAACTCCTGCTGGGCGGCGTGCTCACCGAACCCGTGGATTCGGCCATCCTGCTGTTCCAGGGCGAGGGGCCCGGGGGGGCGGAGGCCTTCGCCAAGGCCGATCCCTACGTACGGAATGGCCTGGTGACCCGCTGGCAGGTGCGGCAATGGATGACCGTGGTGGGAAGGGACGCGGCCAGCCCGGCCTGA
- a CDS encoding diiron oxygenase, translating to MTADTYAECLTRSYRVGWKIKEVLGFVDFDPDRPWLPAPLSGAYGLTCLGPGEKLRMTHVEMGSYAHLFGFVEAFIAPEMVNLAQECGTAHPAAFEALTNFASEEIKHIHLFREIRNRVDEQLGFPLQLLEGEVEVARAVLGRRKGAVLLLTSAIEWLTQEHYTRTMKNADELDPLTREIFRAHWLEESQHARLDHLEALRVFRSLDEAARDATVEDFIWLLAAMDGLLQTQALLDLANVERHLERVFDEAERLEVHGGLLRAKRYAFLESGVTHPEFQDLFQLVTTPSQRDRVQAALGPILLAFPAP from the coding sequence ATGACCGCCGACACCTACGCGGAATGCCTGACCCGCTCCTACCGGGTGGGCTGGAAGATCAAGGAGGTGCTGGGCTTCGTGGACTTCGATCCGGACCGCCCATGGTTGCCCGCGCCCTTGTCGGGCGCCTACGGGCTCACGTGCCTGGGGCCCGGGGAAAAGCTTCGCATGACCCACGTGGAAATGGGCTCGTACGCCCACCTGTTCGGATTCGTGGAGGCCTTCATCGCCCCCGAGATGGTGAACCTGGCCCAGGAATGCGGCACCGCCCACCCCGCCGCCTTCGAGGCCCTCACGAATTTCGCCTCGGAGGAGATCAAGCACATCCACCTGTTCCGGGAGATCCGAAACCGGGTGGACGAGCAATTGGGCTTCCCCCTGCAGCTCCTGGAGGGGGAGGTGGAGGTGGCCCGGGCCGTGCTGGGCCGGCGCAAGGGGGCCGTGCTGCTCCTCACGTCGGCCATCGAGTGGCTGACCCAGGAGCACTACACCCGCACCATGAAGAACGCCGACGAACTGGACCCCCTCACCCGGGAGATCTTCCGGGCCCACTGGCTGGAGGAGTCCCAGCACGCCCGGCTGGACCACCTGGAGGCCCTGCGGGTCTTCCGGAGCCTGGACGAGGCGGCCCGGGACGCCACCGTCGAGGATTTCATCTGGCTCCTGGCCGCGATGGACGGCCTGCTCCAGACCCAGGCCCTGCTGGACCTGGCCAATGTGGAGCGGCACCTGGAGCGGGTGTTCGACGAGGCGGAACGCCTGGAGGTCCACGGCGGCCTCCTGCGGGCCAAGCGCTACGCCTTCCTGGAGTCGGGGGTCACCCATCCCGAGTTCCAGGACCTGTTCCAGCTGGTCACCACCCCGTCCCAGCGGGACCGGGTCCAGGCCGCCCTGGGCCCCATCCTCCTGGCTTTCCCCGCGCCCTGA
- the hpf gene encoding ribosome hibernation-promoting factor, HPF/YfiA family, with amino-acid sequence MKVIYTGRHVEVSDSLRQSAQEGLDKMQAYLDDIIDVHVIFSVEKHRHSAEITLKTKNGEFIASAESTDMYQSLSQALDKLEVQAHKHAGKRQAGYKDRLPEAVATEAEG; translated from the coding sequence ATGAAGGTCATCTACACCGGCCGCCACGTTGAAGTGTCCGACAGCCTGCGCCAGTCCGCGCAGGAGGGTCTGGACAAGATGCAAGCGTACCTGGACGACATCATCGACGTTCACGTCATTTTCAGCGTGGAGAAGCACCGCCACTCGGCTGAGATCACCCTCAAGACGAAGAATGGCGAATTCATCGCTTCCGCCGAAAGCACCGATATGTATCAGAGCCTATCCCAAGCCTTGGACAAGCTTGAGGTGCAGGCCCACAAACATGCCGGCAAGCGTCAGGCGGGCTACAAGGATCGACTCCCCGAAGCGGTGGCCACCGAGGCCGAAGGCTGA
- the rpoN gene encoding RNA polymerase factor sigma-54, with protein sequence MANLGHNLSQRLAQSQTLALTPAMQLKLKLWQMNLLELSQTIERELGENPLLELLEDGDETPTLEALEEGHDSEVAEAGAEVPEGADSVDLGPLPETPGEMNPDADLEAFTEAGISQVQETEMGAENSWDLDVPRTSSLPDDERTSWEDRLSSTETLQEHLLGQLYQTLDPDDPRAVPFEALIDHVDPKGFLRLDPDQPTETCPRELAQDLGIGEDLLQELLEILQEFDPSGVGCFNVKESLLVQLRHAGAEPDDLAVRIIQEQTDLLSQRDNAKLRKAMGCTEEDLGEALAVLRHLHPTPGRAFDPESERVVKPDVVVLKGEDGNWKVYLNDETVPRLRVSGEYRHFLASAEAKDDKDFIRDKYRSARDFIRGVEDRNRTVLRVSASIVELQREFLEHGIERLRPMVLRDVAESTGFHESTISRVVKAKTIHTPQGLFDLNYFFSASLGSNSGDDVSATVVKHKIKALVQAEDPAKPLSDETIAKLLERDGIKVARRTVNKYREECKIPPASRRRRR encoded by the coding sequence ATGGCGAACCTCGGACACAACCTCTCCCAGCGCCTGGCCCAGAGCCAGACCTTGGCCCTGACGCCCGCCATGCAGCTCAAGCTCAAGCTCTGGCAGATGAACCTCCTGGAATTGAGCCAGACCATCGAGCGCGAGCTGGGGGAGAACCCCCTCCTGGAGCTCCTGGAGGACGGCGACGAGACCCCCACCCTGGAGGCCCTGGAGGAGGGCCACGATTCCGAAGTGGCCGAGGCCGGGGCCGAGGTGCCCGAGGGCGCCGATTCCGTGGACCTGGGCCCCCTGCCCGAGACCCCCGGGGAGATGAACCCCGACGCGGACCTGGAGGCCTTCACCGAGGCCGGCATCTCCCAGGTGCAGGAAACGGAAATGGGCGCCGAGAACTCCTGGGACCTGGACGTGCCCCGCACCAGCAGCCTACCGGACGACGAGCGCACCAGCTGGGAGGACCGGCTCAGCAGCACCGAAACCCTGCAGGAGCACCTCCTGGGCCAGCTGTACCAGACCCTGGATCCCGACGACCCCCGGGCCGTCCCCTTCGAAGCCCTCATCGACCACGTGGATCCCAAGGGCTTCCTGCGCCTGGACCCCGACCAACCCACCGAGACCTGTCCCCGGGAGCTGGCCCAGGACCTGGGCATCGGGGAGGACCTGCTCCAGGAGTTGCTGGAGATCCTCCAGGAATTCGATCCCTCGGGCGTCGGCTGCTTCAATGTGAAGGAAAGCCTCCTGGTGCAGCTGCGCCACGCCGGGGCGGAACCGGACGACCTGGCGGTGCGCATCATCCAGGAACAGACCGACCTCCTGTCCCAGCGGGACAACGCCAAGCTGCGCAAGGCCATGGGCTGCACCGAGGAGGACCTGGGCGAGGCCCTGGCGGTCCTGCGCCACCTGCACCCCACGCCGGGCCGGGCCTTCGATCCAGAGAGCGAGCGGGTCGTGAAGCCCGATGTGGTAGTCCTCAAGGGGGAGGACGGCAACTGGAAGGTCTACCTCAACGACGAGACCGTACCCCGCCTGCGGGTGAGCGGCGAGTACCGCCACTTCCTGGCCAGCGCCGAAGCCAAGGACGACAAGGATTTCATCCGGGACAAGTACCGCTCCGCCCGGGATTTCATCCGGGGGGTGGAGGACCGGAACCGAACGGTCCTGCGCGTGTCCGCTTCCATCGTGGAACTGCAGCGGGAGTTCCTGGAGCACGGCATCGAGCGCCTGCGCCCCATGGTGCTGCGGGACGTGGCCGAATCCACGGGGTTCCATGAATCCACGATTTCGCGGGTGGTGAAGGCCAAGACCATCCACACGCCCCAGGGGCTTTTCGATCTCAATTATTTCTTCAGCGCCAGTCTCGGTTCCAACAGCGGGGACGACGTTTCCGCAACGGTGGTCAAGCACAAGATCAAGGCGTTGGTGCAGGCCGAGGACCCTGCCAAGCCCCTGTCCGACGAGACCATCGCCAAGCTCCTGGAACGGGACGGCATCAAGGTCGCCCGGAGGACGGTCAACAAATACCGCGAGGAATGCAAGATCCCCCCCGCATCCCGCCGCAGAAGGCGTTGA
- the lptB gene encoding LPS export ABC transporter ATP-binding protein — protein MNPDIRLEARNVFKRYGDRTVVRDVSLNVSPGEVVGLLGPNGAGKTTTFYMVVGVEAPDRGSIIWQDQDITGMPMHRRARQGIGYLPQESSVFRGLTVWENLLALAELQPVPKEEQRARCEKLLADFHLQKVRETLGMSLSGGERRRCEMARALVTDPRIMLLDEPFAGVDPKSVLEIQGLIADLKARGIGVLITDHNVRETLQIADRAYILADGMIMKHGLPQEIADDPDIRRVYLGDRFRLD, from the coding sequence GTGAACCCGGACATCCGCCTCGAGGCCCGGAACGTGTTCAAGCGCTACGGCGATCGAACGGTCGTGCGTGACGTGTCCCTCAACGTCTCCCCCGGCGAAGTGGTGGGCCTCCTGGGCCCCAACGGCGCCGGCAAGACCACCACCTTCTACATGGTGGTGGGGGTGGAGGCCCCCGACCGGGGCAGCATCATCTGGCAGGACCAGGACATCACCGGCATGCCCATGCACCGCCGGGCCCGCCAGGGCATCGGCTACCTCCCCCAGGAATCCAGCGTCTTCCGGGGCCTGACGGTCTGGGAGAACCTCCTGGCCCTGGCCGAGCTGCAGCCGGTGCCCAAGGAGGAGCAGCGGGCCCGCTGCGAGAAGCTCCTGGCCGATTTCCACCTGCAGAAGGTGCGGGAGACCCTGGGCATGTCCCTTTCCGGGGGCGAGCGCAGGCGCTGCGAGATGGCCCGGGCCCTGGTCACCGACCCCCGCATCATGCTGCTGGACGAACCGTTCGCGGGGGTGGACCCGAAATCGGTACTGGAGATCCAGGGCCTCATTGCCGATCTTAAGGCCAGAGGCATCGGCGTGCTGATCACGGACCATAATGTTCGGGAAACCTTGCAGATCGCGGACCGCGCGTACATTCTTGCAGATGGAATGATCATGAAGCATGGCTTGCCCCAGGAGATCGCTGACGATCCCGATATCCGCCGGGTTTACCTTGGCGACCGTTTCAGGCTGGATTGA